In Xanthomonas sacchari, a genomic segment contains:
- a CDS encoding IucA/IucC family protein, translating into MNRDADRRYIDLRVIDACLREDLHGIVSRGAAATPPPAVLAAWAQAPLPADATWWRIGHLPDGELWLPLRRAGYLQTVSACSDGWVLHTSQRSTFESGAAQWLARLSAGLDAQTQALHRAYVEEAECAVRQRALARQAYAQQRPLLAGALDAADAYERAYRCEQLASHRDHPFYPSARAKLGLDDADLPRYAPEFGPSFALRWLALPAAQVTQTTPPPAFWPRPSMLGLDPALDADHVAWPLHPLVFARLGEDAFALPEGAIAAPQPWLQVRPSLSLRTVIPLAFPDHHLKLPVPMRTLGALNLRLIKPSTLYDGHWFERVLRDLAAHDPALGERYLHVDEAHAGHVGETRHLSYLLRRYPALPEATLVPVAGLCAALPDGRPLAVHLAERFHGGDLSAWWDGYLALMCQVHLRLWLRYGIALEANQQNSVLIYAAGRAPRLLLKDNDAARVLLSRLHAQRPALAALGAPRDARIPVQDDAALARMFCTIILQLDLQAVLEGLAEWQPGLRAPLYALLRARLHGTLRALREDGIDTAPAQALLDAPKLPVKYLLSAGSLLGKQITGAADINKFYGDSAPNLLREDALAARALAAGTAR; encoded by the coding sequence ATGAACCGGGACGCCGACCGCCGCTACATCGACCTGCGCGTGATCGACGCCTGCCTGCGCGAGGACCTGCACGGCATCGTCAGCCGCGGCGCTGCCGCCACCCCACCGCCGGCGGTGCTCGCCGCCTGGGCGCAGGCGCCGCTGCCGGCGGACGCCACCTGGTGGCGCATCGGGCATCTGCCCGATGGCGAACTGTGGCTGCCGCTGCGCCGCGCCGGCTACCTGCAGACCGTCAGTGCCTGCAGCGACGGCTGGGTCCTGCACACTTCGCAGCGCAGCACGTTCGAATCCGGCGCGGCGCAGTGGCTGGCGCGGCTGAGCGCCGGGCTCGACGCGCAGACCCAGGCCCTGCACCGCGCCTATGTCGAGGAAGCCGAGTGCGCGGTGCGCCAGCGCGCGCTGGCGCGGCAGGCCTACGCGCAGCAACGGCCGCTGCTGGCCGGCGCGCTGGATGCCGCCGACGCGTACGAACGCGCCTATCGCTGCGAACAGCTGGCCAGCCACCGCGACCATCCGTTCTATCCCAGCGCACGCGCCAAGCTCGGCCTCGACGACGCCGACCTGCCGCGCTACGCGCCGGAGTTCGGCCCCAGCTTCGCGCTGCGCTGGCTGGCGCTGCCGGCCGCGCAGGTCACCCAGACCACGCCGCCGCCGGCGTTCTGGCCGCGCCCGAGCATGCTCGGCCTGGACCCGGCGCTGGACGCCGACCATGTCGCCTGGCCACTGCACCCGCTGGTCTTCGCGCGCCTGGGCGAGGACGCCTTCGCCCTGCCGGAGGGCGCGATCGCCGCGCCGCAGCCATGGCTGCAGGTGCGCCCGTCGCTGTCGCTGCGCACGGTGATCCCGCTGGCGTTTCCCGATCATCACCTGAAGCTGCCGGTGCCGATGCGCACCCTCGGCGCGCTCAACCTGCGCCTGATCAAGCCGTCCACGCTGTACGACGGGCACTGGTTCGAACGCGTGCTGCGCGACCTCGCCGCGCACGATCCGGCGCTGGGTGAACGCTACCTGCACGTGGACGAGGCGCATGCCGGCCATGTCGGCGAGACCCGGCATCTGTCCTACCTGCTGCGCCGCTATCCGGCGCTGCCGGAGGCGACCCTGGTGCCGGTGGCCGGCCTGTGCGCGGCGTTGCCGGATGGACGGCCACTGGCGGTGCACCTGGCCGAACGCTTCCATGGTGGCGACCTCAGCGCCTGGTGGGACGGCTACCTGGCGCTGATGTGCCAGGTGCACCTGCGGCTGTGGCTGCGCTACGGCATCGCGCTGGAGGCCAACCAGCAGAACAGCGTGCTGATCTATGCCGCCGGCCGCGCGCCGCGGCTGCTGCTCAAGGACAACGACGCGGCGCGGGTGCTGCTGTCGCGCCTGCACGCGCAACGGCCGGCGCTGGCCGCGCTGGGCGCGCCGCGCGATGCGCGCATCCCGGTGCAGGACGACGCCGCGCTGGCGCGGATGTTCTGCACCATCATCCTGCAGTTGGACCTGCAGGCGGTGCTGGAAGGGTTGGCGGAATGGCAACCGGGGCTGCGCGCGCCGCTGTACGCATTGCTGCGCGCGCGCCTGCACGGCACCCTGCGCGCGCTGCGCGAGGACGGCATCGACACCGCGCCGGCGCAGGCGCTGCTGGACGCACCGAAGCTGCCGGTGAAGTACCTGCTCAGCGCCGGCAGCCTGCTCGGCAAGCAGATCACCGGCGCGGCGGACATCAACAAGTTCTACGGCGACAGCGCGCCCAACCTGCTGCGCGAGGACGCGCTGGCGGCGCGTGCGCTCGCGGCCGGGACGGCGCGATGA
- a CDS encoding siderophore biosynthesis protein PvsA: MIPHDAPLLILSHVCHPAVTDGFLPAAQRLGVPVLLLTDHRHAHLDHFRRHPPAAPVQVLECDVFNPLGVLDLLGSLPQPPRAVFSNSDHLQTSAAVVAAALGVPGKDWQVCYAAKNKAAMRQRLRALGLPAPWFCSLTPGALPPAQAPWPLIAKPREGVASLDVRHCADAAALQAYLDDFWQRHPQRSVLLESVLEGPLFTLETLGDGRTLLPIGGFDVQLSAPPHFVECEARWRGATDTPVLQQALTQLQAFGIGFGVCHSEFILTADGPVLVEINYRSIGDGREFLLHRLFGGHWFDSVLGLHLSRPLPALQARRAQALVRYYVAEHDGTLAVASADHGSSDAGWEARYRRLRQPGDAIRLSHSNKDYLGVLDVLADTESDLQQALASAEASLRWRIDTATGAAA, from the coding sequence ATGATCCCGCACGACGCTCCCCTGCTGATCCTCAGCCACGTCTGCCACCCGGCGGTAACCGATGGCTTCCTCCCCGCCGCACAGCGTTTGGGCGTGCCGGTGCTGCTGCTGACCGACCATCGCCACGCCCACCTCGACCACTTCCGCCGGCATCCGCCGGCCGCGCCGGTGCAGGTGCTGGAGTGCGACGTGTTCAATCCGCTGGGCGTGCTCGACCTGCTCGGCAGCCTGCCGCAGCCGCCGCGCGCGGTGTTCAGCAACAGCGACCACCTGCAGACCAGCGCCGCCGTGGTCGCCGCCGCGCTCGGCGTGCCGGGCAAGGACTGGCAGGTCTGCTACGCGGCCAAGAACAAGGCGGCGATGCGCCAGCGCCTGCGCGCGCTCGGCCTGCCGGCGCCGTGGTTCTGCAGCCTGACGCCGGGCGCGCTGCCGCCGGCGCAGGCGCCCTGGCCGCTGATCGCCAAGCCGCGCGAAGGCGTGGCCAGCCTGGACGTGCGCCACTGCGCCGACGCGGCGGCGCTGCAGGCCTACCTGGACGACTTCTGGCAACGTCACCCACAGCGCAGCGTGTTGCTGGAGAGCGTGCTGGAGGGACCGCTGTTCACCCTGGAAACGCTCGGCGATGGGCGCACCTTGCTGCCGATCGGCGGCTTCGACGTGCAACTGTCGGCACCGCCGCACTTCGTCGAGTGCGAGGCGCGCTGGCGCGGCGCCACCGACACGCCGGTGCTGCAGCAGGCGCTGACGCAACTGCAGGCGTTCGGCATCGGCTTCGGCGTGTGCCACAGCGAATTCATCCTCACCGCCGACGGGCCGGTGCTGGTGGAGATCAACTACCGCAGCATCGGCGACGGCCGCGAATTCCTGCTCCATCGCCTGTTCGGCGGGCACTGGTTCGACAGCGTGCTCGGCCTGCACCTGAGTCGGCCGCTGCCGGCGCTGCAGGCGCGCCGCGCGCAGGCGCTGGTGCGCTACTACGTGGCCGAGCACGACGGCACGCTGGCGGTGGCCAGCGCCGACCACGGCAGCAGCGACGCCGGCTGGGAAGCGCGCTACCGGCGCCTGCGGCAACCTGGCGACGCCATCCGCCTGAGCCATTCCAACAAGGATTACCTGGGCGTGCTGGACGTGCTCGCCGACACCGAGTCGGACCTGCAGCAGGCGCTGGCCAGCGCCGAGGCATCGCTGCGCTGGCGCATCGACACCGCCACCGGAGCGGCCGCATGA